The genomic region GATGAACAGAGAGGTGAGCTGTCGCTTTACCAGCTGAACCAATTCCGGTTGTGGGAGTTCCAATCGCATTATGAGGTCCCCTGGATCTGTGAATCTGAGCCCATGGCGGGCGCTCAGTGAAAGCGCCACTCTGCATCGTAGGCGTCCAAGCCCAGCGTTTTCATCTTGCTTTCCGCAACGTCGAAATCCTCAACGGTGTCGATATCCACCACATTTTTTCTATTGAGAATCTGCATGCCCACATTGGCGTTGGTGACGTTCATCTCCCGCCGCACCGCCTCGGCGCGGCACAGATAGAACTGCCCGGCGTCATGCAGCGCCTCGGTCAAATCCTGCGAGCGCGTCATGGCGTGTTCGGGCTGAAACATCTGCGCATAACCGTGGGAATTCTTGAATACGGCGCGTTGGATGGGAAAGGGGAAGGTGGTGGCCGCCATGATCAAGTCGCAAGAGGCGTCCTGGGTTAAGGCGGCATAGGCGGCCTGGATATCCTGAGGATTCAATAACACCGCTGTGGGATAGACAATCAACACAGAGTCGACCTTGCCGACGTTCTGCTCATGCCAGTTGAGGGCGTGGGCCGCCACCGCCATGGTGCCGGTGAAATCATCGGCCAGCGAGTCGGGGCGGGTGTAGGGGGTGGCGACCCCTTTTTCACGCACCACGGCGGCGATCTGCGCGTCATCGGTGGAGAGCAGAATCTGCTCGGCGCGGAAGAGTTTGGACAGCGCCATCAGCGGCCAGTAGATCATCGGTTGGCCACAGATGGGTTTGATATTCTTGCGCGGCACCCGTTTGCTGCCGCCACGGGCCGGAATGATGACCAGAACATCTTTCATCCGCATCGTCTCCCCCCTGCCAGGAGCATGAAAAAAGCCCTCCCAAATGGGAGGGCTTTTCGTAGACACAGCGTACCGCTTACCGGTGGTTCTTCTTATTCTTTTCGGCCCAGGTTTGCATCTCCATGGCCAGGGCGTCGAGCATGTCGTTAACGGCGGGCACCACGGAGCCGGACTCCTTGGTGGCGGTCAGAGTGCCGCCAGGGACGTTGATCACCCCTTTGACCTCCGCGCGCTGCTCGTTATTGTGGGACTTGCGCTCGATGCTCACCCGGGCGTGCGTGATGGGTCCGAACCGCGAATTGAGGTTGTCCATCCGCTTGTTGATGCGCTCCTTAAGCTCATCACCAATCTCCACCTGACGACCTTCCAGCTTGATGTCCACGATATTGATACTCCTTCGGCTTGTCGTTTCCAGTTATCCACCCAGCACGGCCAGCAACACTCCCGCAGCAGCGGCGGAGCCGATCACGCCGGCTACATTGGGCCCCATAGCGTGCATGAGCAGGAAGTTATGATGGTTTGACTCTAATCCTACCTTATTTGCCACCCGCGCCGCCATAGGCACTGCAGAGACCCCTGCGGCGCCGATGAGCGGATTGATGGCGCCACCGGTCAATTTGCACATCAATTTCCCCATCAACACCCCGGCGGCGGTGCCGATGCCAAACG from Magnetofaba australis IT-1 harbors:
- a CDS encoding HPF/RaiA family ribosome-associated protein; the protein is MDIKLEGRQVEIGDELKERINKRMDNLNSRFGPITHARVSIERKSHNNEQRAEVKGVINVPGGTLTATKESGSVVPAVNDMLDALAMEMQTWAEKNKKNHR
- the pseF gene encoding pseudaminic acid cytidylyltransferase, translated to MKDVLVIIPARGGSKRVPRKNIKPICGQPMIYWPLMALSKLFRAEQILLSTDDAQIAAVVREKGVATPYTRPDSLADDFTGTMAVAAHALNWHEQNVGKVDSVLIVYPTAVLLNPQDIQAAYAALTQDASCDLIMAATTFPFPIQRAVFKNSHGYAQMFQPEHAMTRSQDLTEALHDAGQFYLCRAEAVRREMNVTNANVGMQILNRKNVVDIDTVEDFDVAESKMKTLGLDAYDAEWRFH